From a region of the Dictyostelium discoideum AX4 chromosome 2 chromosome, whole genome shotgun sequence genome:
- the rps30-1 gene encoding 40S ribosomal protein S30, which produces MGKVHGGLNRAGKVRNATPKKDKEEKRKPKVGRAKKRMIFNRRNVAAVAGFGKKKGYNTQNVPTVA; this is translated from the exons ATGG GTAAAGTACATGGTGGTTTGAATCGTGCTGGTAAAGTCAGAAACGCTACTCCAAAGAAAGATAAggaagaaaaaagaaaaccaaAGGTTGGTCGTGCTAAAAAGAGAATGATCTTCAACAGACGTAACGTCGCCGCCGTCGCTGGTTTCGGTAAAAAGAAGGGTTACAACACTCAAAACGTCCCAACCGTTgcttaa
- a CDS encoding transmembrane protein: MKLLSQFISIIIIFLIIFISVNNSQQQQQEEDIIAEEEPNGIPINLNIILIGFDGNGAFEYNLPPETLNDLLVETYPIHYVHSIFDSNYLKPYNKDDDNNNGNANNNDDIEKDNIGKRLISHYDLKYNVISSNRISLDLYEQLLQINMKPIESATPSHDGETHLVEIEVLESYFDNEITKIKSSSTNSNKDYSIIFINPSKERILTGRALNNNDKTGLGEFKYQYSKNGQITSPCWIGSSRFIVIDLSAGPLKYGTTLHKSSDEYYSEGSIGHDSIPRLIEYFVKDGYSGTSIQGASPIEIISHMSSLVITSIQNVFLQDCKFNYVPLFQKILIPILIFKDSSSVNVQKDLLDLELIKRQSKKVFPFSTVEFVFAEHSIHEHKHISMAFSKSIKSHSSFEMNPTNGKFYSVRKNYLDSKELLLSLKQEDDILASGLIGNDVSQIPLSLKVSNNNNNNKNRNSPTQKSKILPVYIFALTSSSTNNDTNNYNNLLLDKYHSYASNQDAIVVLMSNHTYNSTFYKGNLPVQVNSLYSGTRNIIAGLGSSQGLLGPTLHYSESHNRLVNNFLWSFGSSPWNLFNGRSNDASNAFTGGSGDISQIFIDAIIRNTIITSIQSSEHNLNLALNEITKFSSKYLIDSLGFEIEDISLNKGNFIIDRLYHTPPSKLPILKSIVQRLHNDLEQITNEITNQIKSIPSYLNSKELTSSQKDKISQDLIMVATQVVGFLDYVHKEISNVETQLLCCAITHGNSNKSGGFFGNNLNIIVVVVAIIISAIVIKIANEQISNDKKPLLINRNRNRIRSKINTN; this comes from the exons atgaaattattatctcaatttatttctataataattatatttttaataatatttataagtGTAAATAATTctcaacagcagcaacaagaagaagataTCATTGCAGAGGAAGAACCAAATGGTATACCaattaatttgaatattatattaatcgGATTCGATGGTAATGGTGCATTCGAATATAATTTACCACCAGAAACCTTAAATGATCTTTTAGTTGAAACCTATCCAATTCATTATGTACATTCAATATTcgattcaaattatttaaaaccatataataaagatgatgaCAACAACAATGGTAATgccaataataatgatgatatagaaaaagataatattgGTAAAAGATTAATTTCACACTACGATTTAAAATACAATGTAATATCATCAAATAGAATCTCATTAGATTTATATGAACAATTATTGCAAATCAATATGAAACCAATTGAAAGCGCAACTCCATCACATGATGGTGAAACTCATTTAGTTGAAATTGAAGTTTTAGAATCttattttgataatgaaattacaaagattaaatcatcatcaactaactcaaataaagattatagtataatatttataaatccaTCAAAAGAGAGAATATTAACAGGTAGagcattaaataataatgataaaacagGATTGGGAGAATTTAAATATCAGTATAGTAAAAATGGTCAAATCACATCACCATGTTGGATAGGATCATCAAGATTCATTGTTATAGATTTAAGTGCAGGTCCATTGAAATATGGTACAACATTACATAAATCATCTGATGAATACTATTCAGAGGGTTCAATTGGCCATGACTCAATACCAAGACTAATTGAATACTTTGTGAAGGATGGCTACAGCGGCACTTCCATTCAGGGTGCATCACCAATCGAAATCATCTCTCATATGTCTTCTTTGGTGATTACCAGTATTCAAAATGTGTTTTTACAAGATTGCAAATTCAATTATGTACCattatttcaaaagattttaatacCAATTCTAATTTTCAAAGATTCATCCTCTGTCAATGTCCAAAAGGATTTACTagatttagaattaattaaaagacAATCCAAAAAGGTATTCCCATTCTCCACGgttgaatttgtatttgCAGAACATTCAATACATGAACATAAACATATTTCAATggcattttcaaaatcaattaaatctcaTTCCTCCTTTGAAATGAATCCAACCAATGGTAAATTCTATTCAGTTAGAAAGAATTATTTAGATAGTAAagaattactattatcactAAAACAAGAAGATGACATTTTAGCAAGTGGTTTAATTGGTAATGATGTTTCACAAATTCCATTAAGTTTAAaagtttcaaataataataataataataaaaatagaaactCACCAacacaaaaatcaaaaattttaccagtttatatttttgctttaacatcatcatcaacaaataatgatacaaataattataataatttattacttGATAAATATCATTCCTATGCAAGTAATCAAGATgcaattgttgttttaatgtCAAATCATACATATAATAGTACATTTTATAAAGGTAATTTACCGGTACAAGTGAATTCACTTTATTCAGGTACAAGAAATATTATTGCTGGTTTAGGTTCATCTCAAGGTTTACTCGGACCAACTTTACATTACTCTGAATCTCATAATAGGTTGGTAAATAATTTCTTATGGAGTTTTGGTTCATCACCTTGGAATTTATTCAATGGTCGTTCAAATGATGCTAGTAATGCCTTCactggtggtagtggtgataTCTCTCAAATCTTTATCGATGCAATCATTCGTAATACCATTATAACTTCAATTCAATCATCTGaacataatttaaatttagcaTTGAATGAAATCACTAAATTCtcttcaaaatatttaattgattcattaggttttgaaattgaagataTCTCTTTGAATAAAGGTAATTTCATAATTGATAGACTTTATCATACTCCACCTTCgaaattaccaattttaaaatcaattgtacAAAGATTACATAATGATTTAGAACAAATTACAAATGAAATtacaaatcaaattaaatcaataccttcttatttaaattcaaaagaattaACATC ttcacaaaaagataaaatttcaCAAGATTTGATAATGGTGGCAACTCAAGTTGTTGGATTTTTAGATTATGTTCATAAAGAGATATCAAATGTTGAAACACAATTACTTTGTTGTGCAATCACTCAtggtaattcaaataaatctgGTGGTTTCTTTGGTAATAATCTAAATATAATAGTTGTTGTCGTTGCAATCATTATCTCTGCAATAGTTATTAAAATTGCAAATGAACAaatatcaaatgataaaaagCCATTACTTATTAATAGGAATAGAAATAGAATTagatcaaaaataaatacaaattaa